One region of Centropristis striata isolate RG_2023a ecotype Rhode Island chromosome 3, C.striata_1.0, whole genome shotgun sequence genomic DNA includes:
- the hcfc1a gene encoding host cell factor 1a isoform X2, which produces MSAPGSAVSVLQPRWKRVLGWSGPVPRPRHGHRAVAIKELMVVFGGGNEGIVDELHVYNTATNQWFIPAVRGDIPPGCAAYGFVCDGTRLLVFGGMVEYGKYSNDLYELQASRWEWKKLKAKNPKNGPPPCPRLGHSFSLVGNKCYLFGGLANDSEDPKNNIPRYLNDLYTLELRAGSSVVGWDIPITYGVLPPPRESHTAVVYTEKTSRKSRLIIYGGMSGCRLGDLWTLDIDTLTWNKPSVNGTAPLPRSLHSATTITNKMYVFGGWVPLVMDDVKVATHEKEWKCTNTLACLNLDSMCWETVLMDTLEDNIPRARAGHCAVAINSRLYVWSGRDGYRKAWNNQVCCKDLWYLETERPHAPARVQLVRANTNSLEVSWGAVSTADTYLLQLQKYDIPATPAAASPAMSATPVQPVNSPKSPAPAAAAPSAQSLPQTAVLKVAAQQSATGTSVVTVRPSQPGKSPVTVTSLPPGVRMVVPAQTTQGSPIGSSPQMSGMAALAAAAAATQKIPPSAGTVLNVPAGATILKTVAVSPGTTTVKMASPVMVSNPATRMLKTAAAQVGTATASSPTTTRPIITVHKSGAVTVAQQAQVVTTVVGGVTKTITLVKSPLTMGSSGTLISNLGKMMSVVQTKPVQTSAITGQASTNPLTQIIQTKGPLPAGTILKLVTSADGKPTTIITTSQAGGTGNKPTILNISGVSPTTTKQGTTIIKTIPMSAIMTQPGATGVTSSAGMKTPITILTTKVMTTGTPGKIITAVPKLATAAGQQGLTQVVLKGAHGQPGTILRTVPMSTVGGVRLVTPVTVSAVKPTVTTLVVKGTTGVTTLGTVTGTVSSSLAGSTVDSSNASLVTPITTLGTIATLSSQVISPAAITVSSAQTSLTSASALPSSTMTVQNQPTQVTLITTPSGVEAQPVQDLPVSILASPTSEQPSSTDAGAAGEGSGTVTLVCSNPPCETHETGTTNTATTSSATMGAGQVCSNPPCETHETGTTNTATTASSAMGGGQVCSNPPCETHETGTTNTATTASSNMNVPRMCSNPPCETHETGTTNTATTASANMGGSQQVCSNPPCETHVTGTTNTATQSSSNMNGGQTNTVQRVCSNPPCETHETGTTNTPSTATSNMGGDQTSTATGQVQTVCSNPPCETHETGTTNTATTATCSMETGEGTAQQTEEGAESTSSTEAASTTASTGMVTTTQGRAITTVTQSTPAPGPSVPSISSITEGGSAAASSTEEPMQTDETASAEAAPAEEGATAMETQAEGEAAAATALNLPSELMSEGQGATLMVTGLSDEELAVTAAAEAAAQAAATEEAQALAIQAVLQAAQQAVMNEGDSAGESQQPSTIPIMLTQQELAALVQQQQQLQLQEAQAAAQQATVDTNLPTEGLAPADSLNDPSVESNGHNEMAAAVTSAVASLLPRTTAETLAPSSTFAPSVSVASPAKLQAAAALAEVANGIEGEKQAPQPTPVKPVVKKENQWFDVGIVKVTNMVVTHFYMPGDDSHGDDDSGVMPDYSQMKKMELQPGTAYKFRVAGINACGRGSFSEISAFKTCLPGFPGAPCAIKISKSPDGAHLTWEPPSVTSGKIIEYSVYLAIQSNQTAEAKASTPAQLAFMRVYCGPNPSCLVQSSSLSNAHIDYTTKPAIIFRIAARNEKGYGPATQVRWLQESGKDAASAKPAPKRPGTSPDTKATGPKKARTDQ; this is translated from the exons ATGTCTGCCCCTGGCTCCGCGGTGTCGGTTCTGCAGCCGCGGTGGAAACGGGTCCTGGGATGGTCCGGTCCCGTCCCCCGGCCCAGACACGGACACAGAGCTGTGGCTATAAAGGAACTGATGGTTGTCTTCGGCGGTGGAAACGAAGGGATTGTGGATGAATTACATGTATACAACACTG CTACAAACCAGTGGTTTATCCCAGCGGTCCGTGGTGATATCCCCCCTGGTTGTGCTGCATATGGTTTTGTCTGTGATGGCACACGATTGCTTGTGTTTGGTGGAATGGTGGAGTATGGAAAGTACAGCAACGATCTTTATGAATTACAG gcCAGCAGATGGGAATGGAAAAAGTTGAAAGCAAAAAACCCTAAGAATGGCCCCCCTCCTTGTCCCCGTCTTGGCCACAGCTTTTCTCTGGTTGGCAACAAATGCTACCTGTTTGGTGGACTAGCCAATGACAGCGAGGacccaaaaaacaacattccCAG ATACCTGAATGATCTGTACACACTTGAGCTGCGTGCGGGTTCCAGTGTGGTCGGATGGGATATTCCAATCACATATGGAGTTCTGCCTCCTCCCCGTGAGAGCCACACTGCTGTGGTGTACACGGAAAAGACGAGCAGGAAATCTCGCCTGATAATCTATGGAGGGATGAGCGGTTGTCGCCTTGGAGATCTGTGGACACTTGATATTG ATACCCTGACATGGAACAAACCATCAGTAAACGGGACAGCACCGCTCCCCAGAAGTCTTCACTCTGCCACCACCATCACAAACAA GATGTATGTTTTTGGAGGATGGGTTCCATTGGTGATGGACGATGTCAAAGTAGCCACACACGAGAAGGAGTGGAAGTGCACAAACACTCTTGCCTGCCTAAATCTAG ACTCCATGTGTTGGGAGACGGTGCTAATGGATACCCTTGAAGACAACATCCCTAGAGCCCGTGCTGGCCACTGTGCTGTGGCCATCAATTCCAGACTCTATGTATGGAGTGGCCGTGATGGTTATCGTAAAGCTTGGAACAACCAAGTCTGTTGTAAAGACCTCTGGTACCTAGAAACAG AGCGGCCACATGCCCCTGCCAGGGTGCAGTTAGTACGTGCCAACACAAACTCTCTTGAGGTGAGCTGGGGTGCCGTCTCAACTGCTGACACCTACTTACTGCAGCTGCAGAAATATGACATCCCCGCAACTCCAGCTGCAGCCTCGCCAGCCATGAGTGCCACCCCCGTGCAGCCTGTGAACTCTCCAAAGAGCCCCgcaccagctgctgcagcacccTCTGCTCAAAGCCTACCCCAGACAG CTGTCTTGAAGGTCGCAGCTCAACAGTCTGCCACAGGCACATCTGTTGTCACTGTTCGCCCCAGCCAGCCTGGGAAATCCCCTGTCACTGTCACGTCCCTCCCGCCAGGTGTCAGAATGGTAGTGCCTGCCCAGACCACCCAAGGATCG CCAATTGGAAGTAGCCCTCAAATGAGTGGCATGGCAGCtttagctgcagcagctgcagcaacaCAGAAGATCCCGCCCTCTGCAGGCACTGTCCTCAATGTTCCTGCAGGTGCCACCATTCTCAAAACAGTAGCCGTTTCCCCTGGCACAACCACAGTGAAAATGGCTTCTCCAGTCATG GTCAGTAACCCGGCCACACGGATGCTGAAAACCGCTGCAGCCCAGGTGGGCACAGCAACTGCATCCTCTCCCACAACCACCAGACCCATCATCACTGTGCACAAGTCTGGTGCTGTCACAGTGGCTCAGCAGGCCCAGGTGGTAACTACCGTGGTGGGAGGAGTCACCAAGACCATCACCCTGGTCAAGAGTCCCCTCACCATGGGCAGCAGTGGCACCCTG ATCTCCAACCTTGGCAAGATGATGTCTGTGGTACAAACCAAGCCTGTGCAGACATCAGCTATCACAGGCCAGGCTTCCACTAACCCTCTCACACAGATCATACAG ACAAAGGGCCCTCTCCCAGCGGGCACCATCCTGAAGCTGGTGACCTCTGCAGATGGTAAGCCAACAACCATCATCACCACTTCCCAGGCAGGAGGCACAGGAAACAAGCCCACAATTCTAAACATCAGTGGCGTCTCTCCTACCACCACTAAGCAAGGCACCACCATCATCAAGACGATCCCCATGTCAGCCATCATGACCCAGCCCGGAGCCACAG GTGTGACAAGCAGTGCCGGCATGAAAACGCCTATCACAATCCTTACCACAAAGGTGATGACCACTGGAACCCCTGGTAAAATCATCACTGCCGTGCCCAAACTTGCCACTGCAGCCGGCCAACAGGGGCTGACACAG GTGGTTTTGAAGGGTGCTCATGGGCAACCTGGCACTATTCTGCGCACTGTGCCTATGAGCACAGTTGGTGGTGTTCGACTTGTTACACCAGTGACGGTGTCTGCTGTTAAGCCCACGGTCACCACTCTGGTTGTTAAGGGGACTACTG GGGTCACCACTCTGGGGACAGTCACTGGAACAGTCTCCTCAAGCCTGGCAGGAAGCACGGTGGACAGTTCCAACGCCTCCCTGGTCACCCCCATCACCACACTGGGAACCATCGCTACCCTGTCCAGCCAGGTCATTAGCCCAGCTGCCATAACTGTGTCATCTGCTCAGACCAGCCTGACCTCTGCCTCCGCATTGCCCTCCTCTACCATGACAGTGCAG AACCAGCCCACACAGGTGACTCTGATCACAACTCCCAGTGGTGTAGAGGCTCAACCAGTGCAAGATCTACCCGTGTCCATCCTGGCTTCACCAACGTCTGAGCAGCCCAGCTCCACTGATGCTGGAGCAGCTGGAGAGGGCTCTGGGACGGTCACCCTGGTCTGCTCTAACCCGCCCTGCGAGACCCACGAGACCGGAACCACCAACACAGCCACCACCTCTTCTGCCACCATGGGGGCAGGACAGGTGTGTTCTAACCCACCCTGCGAGACCCACGAGACCGGAACCACCAACACAGCCACCACAGCCTCTTCTGCGATGGGAGGAGGACAGGTGTGCTCCAACCCTCCATGTGAGACCCACGAAACGGGCACCACCAACACAGCCACAACGGCATCGTCGAACATGAACGTGCCACGCATGTGCTCCAACCCACCATGCGAGACCCACGAAACTGGGACAACTAATACAGCTACCACAGCATCAGCTAACATGGGAGGATCCCAGCAGGTGTGCTCCAACCCTCCCTGTGAGACCCACGTGACGGGCACCACTAACACAGCCACCCAGTCTTCATCTAATATGAACGGAGGCCAGACAAACACCGTGCAGAGGGTGTGCTCTAACCCACCCTGCGAAACACACGAGACAGGGACCACCAACACCCCGTCCACAGCCACCTCCAACATGGGAGGTGATCAGACCAGCACAGCGACAGGCCAGGTCCAAACAGTCTGCTCCAACCCACCATGTGAAACACACGAAACTGGGACCACCAACACAGCCACCACTGCCACCTGCAGCATGGAGACAGGCGAAGGCACAG CCCAGCAAACGGAGGAGGGAGCAGAAAGTACCAGCAGCACAGAAGCAGCCTCCACCACTGCATCTACTGGCATGGTCACCACCACCCAGGGCAGGGCCATCACTACTGTCACTCAGTCTACTCCAGCCCCCGGACCCTCTGTACCT TCGATTTCGTCAATCACAGAGGGTGGCAGTGCTGCTGCCAGCTCCACAGAAGAACCCATGCAGACTGATGAGACGGCATCAGCAGAAGCTGCACCTGCAGAGGAGGGAGCCACCGCTATGGAGACACAAGCAGAG GGAGAAGCAGCCGCTGCTACAGCGCTGAATCTGCCCTCAGAGCTGATGTCTGAGGGTCAAGGCGCCACATTAATGGTGACGGGACTGTCGGACGAGGAGCTGGCTGTGACCGCAGCAGCAGAGGCCGCTGCTCAGGCAGCAGCCACTGAAGAGGCCCAGGCTCTTGCTATACAGGCTGTCCTCCAGGCAGCCCAGCAAGCCGTAATGA ATGAAGGCGATTCTGCTGGAGAAAGCCAGCAACCCAGCACCATCCCCATTATGTTGACCCAGCAGGAGCTTGCAGCGTTggtccaacagcagcagcagctgcagctgcaggaggcTCAGGCTGCTGCCCAGCAGGCCACCGTGGACACAAACTTGCCCACTGAAGGCCTCGCCCCCGCTGACAGCCTCAACGACCCTTCTGTCGAGAGCAACGGACACAATGAGATGGCTGCCGCAGTCACCAGCGCTGTGGCGTCACTGTTGCCACGTACCACAGCTGAGA CACTTGCTCCATCAAGCACATTTGCACCCTCTGTATCTGTGGCCAGTCCAGCcaagctgcaagcagcagcCGCTCTAGCAGAGGTCGCCAATGGGATCGAGGGAGAG AAGCAAGCCCCACAGCCAACCCCAGTGAAGCctgttgtaaaaaaagagaACCAGTGGTTCGATGTTGGAattgttaaagtgacaaatatgGTTGTCACCCACTTCTATATGCCAGGAGACGATTCTCATGGAGAT GATGACTCTGGCGTCATGCCAGATTACAGCCAGATGAAGAAAATGGAGCTTCAGCCTGGAACAGCGTACAAGTTCCGTGTTGCTGGAATCAACGCTTGTGGTCGTGGATCTTTCTCCGAGATATCTGCGTTCAAGACCTGCCTACCAGGCTTCCCAGGGGCACCTTGCGCCATCAAAATCAGCAAG AGTCCAGATGGTGCCCACCTGACCTGGGAGCCACCCTCTGTAACGTCGGGGAAGATCATCGAGTACTCGGTGTACCTGGCCATCCAGAGCAACCAGACAGCTGAGGCCAAGGCCTCCACCCCGGCACAGCTAGCCTTCATGCGTGTGTACTGTGGACCCAACCCGTCTTGCTTGGTGCAGTCGTCCAGCCTCTCCAACGCCCACATCGACTACACCACTAAGCCAGCCATCATTTTCCGCATCGCTGCCCGCAATGAGAAGGGCTACGGTCCCGCCACCCAAGTCCGATGGCTGCAGG AATCTGGCAAAGATGCCGCCTCTGCAAAACCGGCCCCCAAAAGACCAGGCACCTCTCCTGATAC TAAGGCTACTGGTCCAAAGAAAGCAAGGACGGACCAGTGA
- the hcfc1a gene encoding host cell factor 1a isoform X1, translating into MSAPGSAVSVLQPRWKRVLGWSGPVPRPRHGHRAVAIKELMVVFGGGNEGIVDELHVYNTATNQWFIPAVRGDIPPGCAAYGFVCDGTRLLVFGGMVEYGKYSNDLYELQASRWEWKKLKAKNPKNGPPPCPRLGHSFSLVGNKCYLFGGLANDSEDPKNNIPRYLNDLYTLELRAGSSVVGWDIPITYGVLPPPRESHTAVVYTEKTSRKSRLIIYGGMSGCRLGDLWTLDIDTLTWNKPSVNGTAPLPRSLHSATTITNKMYVFGGWVPLVMDDVKVATHEKEWKCTNTLACLNLDSMCWETVLMDTLEDNIPRARAGHCAVAINSRLYVWSGRDGYRKAWNNQVCCKDLWYLETERPHAPARVQLVRANTNSLEVSWGAVSTADTYLLQLQKYDIPATPAAASPAMSATPVQPVNSPKSPAPAAAAPSAQSLPQTAVLKVAAQQSATGTSVVTVRPSQPGKSPVTVTSLPPGVRMVVPAQTTQGSPIGSSPQMSGMAALAAAAAATQKIPPSAGTVLNVPAGATILKTVAVSPGTTTVKMASPVMVSNPATRMLKTAAAQVGTATASSPTTTRPIITVHKSGAVTVAQQAQVVTTVVGGVTKTITLVKSPLTMGSSGTLISNLGKMMSVVQTKPVQTSAITGQASTNPLTQIIQTKGPLPAGTILKLVTSADGKPTTIITTSQAGGTGNKPTILNISGVSPTTTKQGTTIIKTIPMSAIMTQPGATGVTSSAGMKTPITILTTKVMTTGTPGKIITAVPKLATAAGQQGLTQVVLKGAHGQPGTILRTVPMSTVGGVRLVTPVTVSAVKPTVTTLVVKGTTGVTTLGTVTGTVSSSLAGSTVDSSNASLVTPITTLGTIATLSSQVISPAAITVSSAQTSLTSASALPSSTMTVQNQPTQVTLITTPSGVEAQPVQDLPVSILASPTSEQPSSTDAGAAGEGSGTVTLVCSNPPCETHETGTTNTATTSSATMGAGQVCSNPPCETHETGTTNTATTASSAMGGGQVCSNPPCETHETGTTNTATTASSNMNVPRMCSNPPCETHETGTTNTATTASANMGGSQQVCSNPPCETHVTGTTNTATQSSSNMNGGQTNTVQRVCSNPPCETHETGTTNTPSTATSNMGGDQTSTATGQVQTVCSNPPCETHETGTTNTATTATCSMETGEGTAAQQTEEGAESTSSTEAASTTASTGMVTTTQGRAITTVTQSTPAPGPSVPSISSITEGGSAAASSTEEPMQTDETASAEAAPAEEGATAMETQAEGEAAAATALNLPSELMSEGQGATLMVTGLSDEELAVTAAAEAAAQAAATEEAQALAIQAVLQAAQQAVMNEGDSAGESQQPSTIPIMLTQQELAALVQQQQQLQLQEAQAAAQQATVDTNLPTEGLAPADSLNDPSVESNGHNEMAAAVTSAVASLLPRTTAETLAPSSTFAPSVSVASPAKLQAAAALAEVANGIEGEKQAPQPTPVKPVVKKENQWFDVGIVKVTNMVVTHFYMPGDDSHGDDDSGVMPDYSQMKKMELQPGTAYKFRVAGINACGRGSFSEISAFKTCLPGFPGAPCAIKISKSPDGAHLTWEPPSVTSGKIIEYSVYLAIQSNQTAEAKASTPAQLAFMRVYCGPNPSCLVQSSSLSNAHIDYTTKPAIIFRIAARNEKGYGPATQVRWLQESGKDAASAKPAPKRPGTSPDTKATGPKKARTDQ; encoded by the exons ATGTCTGCCCCTGGCTCCGCGGTGTCGGTTCTGCAGCCGCGGTGGAAACGGGTCCTGGGATGGTCCGGTCCCGTCCCCCGGCCCAGACACGGACACAGAGCTGTGGCTATAAAGGAACTGATGGTTGTCTTCGGCGGTGGAAACGAAGGGATTGTGGATGAATTACATGTATACAACACTG CTACAAACCAGTGGTTTATCCCAGCGGTCCGTGGTGATATCCCCCCTGGTTGTGCTGCATATGGTTTTGTCTGTGATGGCACACGATTGCTTGTGTTTGGTGGAATGGTGGAGTATGGAAAGTACAGCAACGATCTTTATGAATTACAG gcCAGCAGATGGGAATGGAAAAAGTTGAAAGCAAAAAACCCTAAGAATGGCCCCCCTCCTTGTCCCCGTCTTGGCCACAGCTTTTCTCTGGTTGGCAACAAATGCTACCTGTTTGGTGGACTAGCCAATGACAGCGAGGacccaaaaaacaacattccCAG ATACCTGAATGATCTGTACACACTTGAGCTGCGTGCGGGTTCCAGTGTGGTCGGATGGGATATTCCAATCACATATGGAGTTCTGCCTCCTCCCCGTGAGAGCCACACTGCTGTGGTGTACACGGAAAAGACGAGCAGGAAATCTCGCCTGATAATCTATGGAGGGATGAGCGGTTGTCGCCTTGGAGATCTGTGGACACTTGATATTG ATACCCTGACATGGAACAAACCATCAGTAAACGGGACAGCACCGCTCCCCAGAAGTCTTCACTCTGCCACCACCATCACAAACAA GATGTATGTTTTTGGAGGATGGGTTCCATTGGTGATGGACGATGTCAAAGTAGCCACACACGAGAAGGAGTGGAAGTGCACAAACACTCTTGCCTGCCTAAATCTAG ACTCCATGTGTTGGGAGACGGTGCTAATGGATACCCTTGAAGACAACATCCCTAGAGCCCGTGCTGGCCACTGTGCTGTGGCCATCAATTCCAGACTCTATGTATGGAGTGGCCGTGATGGTTATCGTAAAGCTTGGAACAACCAAGTCTGTTGTAAAGACCTCTGGTACCTAGAAACAG AGCGGCCACATGCCCCTGCCAGGGTGCAGTTAGTACGTGCCAACACAAACTCTCTTGAGGTGAGCTGGGGTGCCGTCTCAACTGCTGACACCTACTTACTGCAGCTGCAGAAATATGACATCCCCGCAACTCCAGCTGCAGCCTCGCCAGCCATGAGTGCCACCCCCGTGCAGCCTGTGAACTCTCCAAAGAGCCCCgcaccagctgctgcagcacccTCTGCTCAAAGCCTACCCCAGACAG CTGTCTTGAAGGTCGCAGCTCAACAGTCTGCCACAGGCACATCTGTTGTCACTGTTCGCCCCAGCCAGCCTGGGAAATCCCCTGTCACTGTCACGTCCCTCCCGCCAGGTGTCAGAATGGTAGTGCCTGCCCAGACCACCCAAGGATCG CCAATTGGAAGTAGCCCTCAAATGAGTGGCATGGCAGCtttagctgcagcagctgcagcaacaCAGAAGATCCCGCCCTCTGCAGGCACTGTCCTCAATGTTCCTGCAGGTGCCACCATTCTCAAAACAGTAGCCGTTTCCCCTGGCACAACCACAGTGAAAATGGCTTCTCCAGTCATG GTCAGTAACCCGGCCACACGGATGCTGAAAACCGCTGCAGCCCAGGTGGGCACAGCAACTGCATCCTCTCCCACAACCACCAGACCCATCATCACTGTGCACAAGTCTGGTGCTGTCACAGTGGCTCAGCAGGCCCAGGTGGTAACTACCGTGGTGGGAGGAGTCACCAAGACCATCACCCTGGTCAAGAGTCCCCTCACCATGGGCAGCAGTGGCACCCTG ATCTCCAACCTTGGCAAGATGATGTCTGTGGTACAAACCAAGCCTGTGCAGACATCAGCTATCACAGGCCAGGCTTCCACTAACCCTCTCACACAGATCATACAG ACAAAGGGCCCTCTCCCAGCGGGCACCATCCTGAAGCTGGTGACCTCTGCAGATGGTAAGCCAACAACCATCATCACCACTTCCCAGGCAGGAGGCACAGGAAACAAGCCCACAATTCTAAACATCAGTGGCGTCTCTCCTACCACCACTAAGCAAGGCACCACCATCATCAAGACGATCCCCATGTCAGCCATCATGACCCAGCCCGGAGCCACAG GTGTGACAAGCAGTGCCGGCATGAAAACGCCTATCACAATCCTTACCACAAAGGTGATGACCACTGGAACCCCTGGTAAAATCATCACTGCCGTGCCCAAACTTGCCACTGCAGCCGGCCAACAGGGGCTGACACAG GTGGTTTTGAAGGGTGCTCATGGGCAACCTGGCACTATTCTGCGCACTGTGCCTATGAGCACAGTTGGTGGTGTTCGACTTGTTACACCAGTGACGGTGTCTGCTGTTAAGCCCACGGTCACCACTCTGGTTGTTAAGGGGACTACTG GGGTCACCACTCTGGGGACAGTCACTGGAACAGTCTCCTCAAGCCTGGCAGGAAGCACGGTGGACAGTTCCAACGCCTCCCTGGTCACCCCCATCACCACACTGGGAACCATCGCTACCCTGTCCAGCCAGGTCATTAGCCCAGCTGCCATAACTGTGTCATCTGCTCAGACCAGCCTGACCTCTGCCTCCGCATTGCCCTCCTCTACCATGACAGTGCAG AACCAGCCCACACAGGTGACTCTGATCACAACTCCCAGTGGTGTAGAGGCTCAACCAGTGCAAGATCTACCCGTGTCCATCCTGGCTTCACCAACGTCTGAGCAGCCCAGCTCCACTGATGCTGGAGCAGCTGGAGAGGGCTCTGGGACGGTCACCCTGGTCTGCTCTAACCCGCCCTGCGAGACCCACGAGACCGGAACCACCAACACAGCCACCACCTCTTCTGCCACCATGGGGGCAGGACAGGTGTGTTCTAACCCACCCTGCGAGACCCACGAGACCGGAACCACCAACACAGCCACCACAGCCTCTTCTGCGATGGGAGGAGGACAGGTGTGCTCCAACCCTCCATGTGAGACCCACGAAACGGGCACCACCAACACAGCCACAACGGCATCGTCGAACATGAACGTGCCACGCATGTGCTCCAACCCACCATGCGAGACCCACGAAACTGGGACAACTAATACAGCTACCACAGCATCAGCTAACATGGGAGGATCCCAGCAGGTGTGCTCCAACCCTCCCTGTGAGACCCACGTGACGGGCACCACTAACACAGCCACCCAGTCTTCATCTAATATGAACGGAGGCCAGACAAACACCGTGCAGAGGGTGTGCTCTAACCCACCCTGCGAAACACACGAGACAGGGACCACCAACACCCCGTCCACAGCCACCTCCAACATGGGAGGTGATCAGACCAGCACAGCGACAGGCCAGGTCCAAACAGTCTGCTCCAACCCACCATGTGAAACACACGAAACTGGGACCACCAACACAGCCACCACTGCCACCTGCAGCATGGAGACAGGCGAAGGCACAG CAGCCCAGCAAACGGAGGAGGGAGCAGAAAGTACCAGCAGCACAGAAGCAGCCTCCACCACTGCATCTACTGGCATGGTCACCACCACCCAGGGCAGGGCCATCACTACTGTCACTCAGTCTACTCCAGCCCCCGGACCCTCTGTACCT TCGATTTCGTCAATCACAGAGGGTGGCAGTGCTGCTGCCAGCTCCACAGAAGAACCCATGCAGACTGATGAGACGGCATCAGCAGAAGCTGCACCTGCAGAGGAGGGAGCCACCGCTATGGAGACACAAGCAGAG GGAGAAGCAGCCGCTGCTACAGCGCTGAATCTGCCCTCAGAGCTGATGTCTGAGGGTCAAGGCGCCACATTAATGGTGACGGGACTGTCGGACGAGGAGCTGGCTGTGACCGCAGCAGCAGAGGCCGCTGCTCAGGCAGCAGCCACTGAAGAGGCCCAGGCTCTTGCTATACAGGCTGTCCTCCAGGCAGCCCAGCAAGCCGTAATGA ATGAAGGCGATTCTGCTGGAGAAAGCCAGCAACCCAGCACCATCCCCATTATGTTGACCCAGCAGGAGCTTGCAGCGTTggtccaacagcagcagcagctgcagctgcaggaggcTCAGGCTGCTGCCCAGCAGGCCACCGTGGACACAAACTTGCCCACTGAAGGCCTCGCCCCCGCTGACAGCCTCAACGACCCTTCTGTCGAGAGCAACGGACACAATGAGATGGCTGCCGCAGTCACCAGCGCTGTGGCGTCACTGTTGCCACGTACCACAGCTGAGA CACTTGCTCCATCAAGCACATTTGCACCCTCTGTATCTGTGGCCAGTCCAGCcaagctgcaagcagcagcCGCTCTAGCAGAGGTCGCCAATGGGATCGAGGGAGAG AAGCAAGCCCCACAGCCAACCCCAGTGAAGCctgttgtaaaaaaagagaACCAGTGGTTCGATGTTGGAattgttaaagtgacaaatatgGTTGTCACCCACTTCTATATGCCAGGAGACGATTCTCATGGAGAT GATGACTCTGGCGTCATGCCAGATTACAGCCAGATGAAGAAAATGGAGCTTCAGCCTGGAACAGCGTACAAGTTCCGTGTTGCTGGAATCAACGCTTGTGGTCGTGGATCTTTCTCCGAGATATCTGCGTTCAAGACCTGCCTACCAGGCTTCCCAGGGGCACCTTGCGCCATCAAAATCAGCAAG AGTCCAGATGGTGCCCACCTGACCTGGGAGCCACCCTCTGTAACGTCGGGGAAGATCATCGAGTACTCGGTGTACCTGGCCATCCAGAGCAACCAGACAGCTGAGGCCAAGGCCTCCACCCCGGCACAGCTAGCCTTCATGCGTGTGTACTGTGGACCCAACCCGTCTTGCTTGGTGCAGTCGTCCAGCCTCTCCAACGCCCACATCGACTACACCACTAAGCCAGCCATCATTTTCCGCATCGCTGCCCGCAATGAGAAGGGCTACGGTCCCGCCACCCAAGTCCGATGGCTGCAGG AATCTGGCAAAGATGCCGCCTCTGCAAAACCGGCCCCCAAAAGACCAGGCACCTCTCCTGATAC TAAGGCTACTGGTCCAAAGAAAGCAAGGACGGACCAGTGA